CTGGGAAGCCGAAGATAAAGCGGGAAGCGCTCCAACCCTCTTCCCGGACTGGTGTACCTTCTGGATGAGTCTGCGTCCCAGACGTTCAAAACGTCCTTATGCCCTTCACCGCCTCCCGGGAAGCCAGAAAGGCCCTACTGAAATCCGTACACACGGGCCGCACCAGACGCCGTTCAGGAAGACTGCCGCTCGCCTTCTACGCGGTCTCGCGCGAGCACGACGACCGCTGCGACGAGCAGGGCTGCGCTGAATAGGGCTACTGCGCTCGGTGCCTTCGGGGTTTGTGCCCTCTACCCAGGCACCAGTGATCAGTCCTTGGCCCTCAAGTCGTATCAGCGCAGCGTAGAGACGTCCGGAACTGATGCGGTACCGGCCGCACAGAGGGGCCGTGAAGTGAACTCCTCCAGCGAGGCCATGCAGGACGCGGGCGTGCACCGGCGTGCAGTGAATGAGGAGCCAGGCGTACAGGCGCGTCATACCTTCACCACCCCCCGGAGGCGGCCCCCGCGTTCCAGGGCCAGCGCCAGTTGCTGCACGTCACTGTTCGGCAGGGCGAGTAGGTGATCCCAGATCGCTTCGCGGGCCACCTTCGTCTGCTGCTGGTCATCGTGCTCGGCGTTCAGGCGCTCGCAGTACTCCTCGGCGGGCTTGCGGAGGACAGCTTCCTTGGTCCGGTCATCACGGCCCATTACGTTGAACGAGGCGATGGTCATCCGGTCCTGGTTGTCGAAGATTTCGAAGTTGCGGTGGCCGATGCTGGCTGTGGCGCGCACTTCGTATCGCTTCTTCTTCACGATGTCCTCCGGATGAGGTGGGCCGTCCACGTCTCGGTGTCCAGGGCGCAGAGCACCCCGGTAAAGACCGCGCCGGTGTCGATAAACCAGGCGATGGTGCCGTCCTCAAGGCCGATGGGAAAGGGACAGGCCTGCAGTGCGGTGTGGCCGTGCACGCTGTACTTCACGCCTTCTGGGAGGGGATGGAACGGCGTCTCCCCGGGTCGGCCCCAGATGTGGGCGTCAACGTCACTCTCGTGGGGGCGCATGGCATGACTGAACAGGACGTTCCCGGCAGTCACGTACGGGTGCAGGCGGTCCCGCATCCACTGGGCGTCTGCCACAGCCTCGGCCCAATTGCCCTCGTAGCTCTGCATGGTCTGCTCGCCGCCGTTCATGTACCAGAGGGTGGGGTCCTGCCCGTCCAGCAGGACCTCCGTCATCCAGAGGTCGTGGTTGCCCATGAGGGCCACCGCGCGCCCGGCCTCCACCAGCTTGCGCACCAGGCGCAGCACGCCGCGGCTGTCTGGACCCCGGTCGATGTAGTCACCCAGGAACACCAGCGACTGATCTGGGAAGCGCGCCACAGCGAGTTCGAGGAGGTCCAGGCAGCCATGTACGTCACCAATAGCGACGGGCGTCTTAACGTAAAGACGGGAAGAGGGGAGCGTCACACGGCCTCCGAGAGGGTGAGCACCAGGCATTCCTTCGCGCCGGGTGTCACCTCGTGAGAAAAGGCGAAGGACGGCACCCAGGTGAGGTTGTCGTCCCGGAGCACGATGCTTTTGAGGGCGTCCAGAACAGCGTTCATGCAGTTGTCCGGATCCGGCAGGCTGTGGCGGTCGCAGAACACGGCGTGGACGTGCAGGTGAATGGCGTGCTGGAGCGGACGGCCCTTCCACTGCTTTTTCAGGCTGGCGCGGGCAGACGTGATCCAGGCGGCGGCCGAATCGCTCATCACACTGCGGGGCTTGCCGTTTACCCGGATGATCTTCCGGCTGTTCTTCGTGCTGCGCGGGCGGCCCTTCAAGGTCAAGGTGATGGGGTTCAACGGTCTCTCCGCAGGGTGCCGCGTTCGCCGTGCCAGAGGGTGCGCGCCTCGCCCAGGCCGGTGAGCTGGTAGCGGGGCGCAGGGCCGGGGTTCAGGACGCTGATCCAGCGCTCGCGGTGCAATCGCTCCAGGGCACGGACCAGGGTGCACTCGTTTTCCAGGGCGGGGAGGTGCTGGGGGAGCAGCAGCCGGGCGCGGGCGCGGATCCCGATCAGGCCTGCCGGTCCAGCCTCCAGGGCGCGCAGCAAGGCAGCCTCCAGCAACAGGGGACC
The sequence above is drawn from the Deinococcus hopiensis KR-140 genome and encodes:
- a CDS encoding metallophosphoesterase family protein; this translates as MTLPSSRLYVKTPVAIGDVHGCLDLLELAVARFPDQSLVFLGDYIDRGPDSRGVLRLVRKLVEAGRAVALMGNHDLWMTEVLLDGQDPTLWYMNGGEQTMQSYEGNWAEAVADAQWMRDRLHPYVTAGNVLFSHAMRPHESDVDAHIWGRPGETPFHPLPEGVKYSVHGHTALQACPFPIGLEDGTIAWFIDTGAVFTGVLCALDTETWTAHLIRRTS
- a CDS encoding RusA family crossover junction endodeoxyribonuclease, whose amino-acid sequence is MNPITLTLKGRPRSTKNSRKIIRVNGKPRSVMSDSAAAWITSARASLKKQWKGRPLQHAIHLHVHAVFCDRHSLPDPDNCMNAVLDALKSIVLRDDNLTWVPSFAFSHEVTPGAKECLVLTLSEAV